In Streptomyces sp. P9-A4, the genomic window GTGCGGACGCGAGATCCGGCGCAGGCGCTCGCCCGCCGGGATGTCCGCGCCGACCGCCAGGTCCAGGTGGTCGATCAGGTTGAGCGCGATGAACGGCCAGGCACCCTGGTTCGCCGGCTCCTCCTGCGCCCAGATGTACTTCGCGGCGTTCGGGTACTTGGCGATCTCGGCCTGGAGCTCGGCACCCGGCAGCGGGTACAGGCGCTCCAGACGGATGATCGCGGTCTCCGTGTCACCGCGCTTCTGACGCTCGGCCTCCAGGTCGTAGTAGACCTTGCCGGCGCAGAAGACGACCTTGCGGACGTCGGCCGGGTTCGCCGTCGAGTCACCGATCACCGGGCGGAAGCCGCCGGTGGTGAACTCCTCCACCTTGGACGCCGCGGCCTTGAGACGCAGCATCGACTTCGGGGTGAAGACGATGAGCGGCTTGTGGTGCGGGTTGTGGACCTGCCAGCGCAGCAGGTGGAAGTAGTTCGACGGCAGCGTCGGCATCGCGATCGTCATGTTGTCCTGCGCGCACATCTGGAGGAAGCGCTCCGGGCGGGCGGACGAGTGGTCCGGGCCCTGGCCCTCGTAGCCGTGCGGCAGGAGCAGCGTGACGCCGGAGGTCTGGCCCCACTTCTGCTCGGCCGAGGAGATGAACTCGTCGACGACGGTCTGCGCGCCGTTGACGAAGTCACCGAACTGGGCCTCCCAGACGACCAGGGCCTCGGGGCGGGCCAGCGAGTAGCCGTACTCGAAGCCCATCGCCGCGTACTCGCTGAGCAGCGAGTCGTAGACGTTGTAGTGGGCCTGCTCGTCGGTCAGGTAGAGCAGCGGGGTGAAGTCCTCGCCGGTCTCCTGGTCCACCAGCACCGCGTGGCGCTGGCCGAAGGTGCCGCGGCGGGTGTCCTGGCCGGAGAGCCGGACCGGGGTGCCCTCCATCAGCAGGGAGCCGATGGCGAGGGTCTCACCGAAGCCCCAGTCGATGGTGCCGTCGTCGATGGAGGCGGCACGGCGCTGCATCTGAGGCATCAGACGCGGGTGGACCGTGATCCGCTCCGGGATGGTGACCTGCGTCTCGGCGATCCGCTTCACGACCTCCTGGGAGACCGCGGTGGTGACGCTGACCGGGAAGGCGGCCTTGGCGTCCGGCACGGTCGTCGCCGCCGGGGCGGTGGTGGCCTCGCGGACCTCCGCGAACACCTTCTCCAGCTGGCCCTGGAAGTCCTGGAGCGACTGCTCCGCCTCTTCGAGGGTGATGTCGCCGCGACCGATGAGCGACTCGGTGTACAGCTTGCGCACCGAACGCTTCTTGTCGATCAGGTTGTACATCTGCGGGTTGGTGAACGAGGGGTTGTCGCCCTCGTTGTGACCGCGGCGGCGGTAGCAGATGAGGTCGATCACGACGTCCTTGTTGAACGTCTGGCGGAACTCGAAGGCGAGCCGCGCGACGCGGACCACGGCCTCCGGGTCGTCGCCGTTCACGTGGAAGATCGGCGCCTCGATCATGCGGGCCACGTCGGTCGCGTACATCGAGGAACGCGAGGACTCCGGGGCGGCGGTGAAGCCGACCTGGTTGTTGATGACGATGTGGACCGTGCCGCCGGTGCGGTAACCGCGCAGCTGCGACATGTTCAGCGTCTCGGCGACGACACCCTGGCCGGCGAAGGCCGCGTCACCGTGCAGGGCGACGGGCAGGACGGTGAAGTCCGTGCCGCCCTTGTTGATGACGTCCTGCTTGGCGCGGACGATGCCTTCCAGGACCGGGTCGACCGCCTCCAGGTGGGAGGGGTTGGCGGCCAGGGAGACCTTGATCTCCTCGCCGTCGAGGCCCGTGAAGGTGCCCTCGGCGCCCAGGTGGTACTTGACGTCGCCGGAGCCGTGCATCGACTTCGGGTCGAGGTTGCCCTCGAACTCGCGGAAGATCTGCGCGTACGACTTGCCCACGATGTTCGCCAGGACGTTCAGCCGGCCGCGGTGGGCCATGCCGATGACGACCTCGTCGAGGCGCGACTCGGCGGCCGAGTCGATGACCGCGTCGAGCAGCGGGATGACGGACTCGCCGCCCTCCAGGGAGAAGCGCTTCTGGCCGACGTACTTCGTCTGCAGGAAGGTCTCGAAGGCCTCCGCCGCGTTCAGCCTGCGCAGGATCCGCAGCTGCTCCTCGCGCTCCACGCGGGAGTGCGGGCGCTCGACGCGGTCCTGGATCCACTTGCGCTGCTTCGGGTCCTGGATGTGCATGAACTCGACGCCGGTGGTGCGGCAGTACGAGTCGCGCAGCACGCCGAGGATGTCGCGGAGCTTCATCATCGACTTGCCGGCGAAGCCGCCGACCGCGAACTCACGCTCC contains:
- a CDS encoding multifunctional oxoglutarate decarboxylase/oxoglutarate dehydrogenase thiamine pyrophosphate-binding subunit/dihydrolipoyllysine-residue succinyltransferase subunit; the encoded protein is MSSQSPSTPSSPTDQDGQGQNPATAFGANEWLVDEIYQQYLQDPNSVDRAWWDFFADYKPGVSETPAAPAATTTQSASAAPQTGPAQAAPAAPAAVPAPAPAPVAAPAPVKPAAAPAAPVAAKPAAAAPAAVKAAPAKPAAAPAAEAPAGPELITLRGPAAAVAKNMNASLEVPTATSVRAVPVKLLFDNRIVINNHLKRARGGKISFTHLIGYAMVQAIKAMPSMNYSFAEKDGKPTLVKPEHVNFGLAIDLVKPNGDRQLVVAGIKKAETLNFFEFWQAYEDIVKRARVGKLTMDDFSGVTVSLTNPGGLGTVHSVPRLMPGQSVIMGVGSMDYPAEFQGTSQDTLNKLGISKVMTLTSTYDHRVIQGAASGEFLRVVANFLLGEQGFYDDIFKALRIPYEPVRWFKDIDASHDDDVTKAARVFELIHSYRVRGHVMADTDPLEYKQRKHPDLDITEHGLTLWDLEREFAVGGFAGKSMMKLRDILGVLRDSYCRTTGVEFMHIQDPKQRKWIQDRVERPHSRVEREEQLRILRRLNAAEAFETFLQTKYVGQKRFSLEGGESVIPLLDAVIDSAAESRLDEVVIGMAHRGRLNVLANIVGKSYAQIFREFEGNLDPKSMHGSGDVKYHLGAEGTFTGLDGEEIKVSLAANPSHLEAVDPVLEGIVRAKQDVINKGGTDFTVLPVALHGDAAFAGQGVVAETLNMSQLRGYRTGGTVHIVINNQVGFTAAPESSRSSMYATDVARMIEAPIFHVNGDDPEAVVRVARLAFEFRQTFNKDVVIDLICYRRRGHNEGDNPSFTNPQMYNLIDKKRSVRKLYTESLIGRGDITLEEAEQSLQDFQGQLEKVFAEVREATTAPAATTVPDAKAAFPVSVTTAVSQEVVKRIAETQVTIPERITVHPRLMPQMQRRAASIDDGTIDWGFGETLAIGSLLMEGTPVRLSGQDTRRGTFGQRHAVLVDQETGEDFTPLLYLTDEQAHYNVYDSLLSEYAAMGFEYGYSLARPEALVVWEAQFGDFVNGAQTVVDEFISSAEQKWGQTSGVTLLLPHGYEGQGPDHSSARPERFLQMCAQDNMTIAMPTLPSNYFHLLRWQVHNPHHKPLIVFTPKSMLRLKAAASKVEEFTTGGFRPVIGDSTANPADVRKVVFCAGKVYYDLEAERQKRGDTETAIIRLERLYPLPGAELQAEIAKYPNAAKYIWAQEEPANQGAWPFIALNLIDHLDLAVGADIPAGERLRRISRPHSSSPAVGSAKRHQAEQQQLVNEVFDA